A segment of the Micromonospora sediminicola genome:
ATGCCCGTGTAGTTGGGCAGGTTGTAGGTGGTGCCGAGCGCGGTGATGCCAGCCATCGCTGGTCGCTCCCTTCGATCGTTCCTTGGGCGCGGCCCGCGCCGGCCCTTCGGTTACTGCTGGACGGGGGTCAGCTTCTGCTTCTGCAGACGGATGACCTCACGGACGTTGCCGGACTTCTGCGCGGCCGCGATCAGCGCTTCCAGGTCCGCCGGCTGGTTGCCCCGGGTGCCCTGCGTCGGGTCCGGAGCGGGGTTACGCGGCCCGGCCGGCGCGGCGGGGAACAGCTGCAGCAGCGCGTCCGCGTCGGCCGCCAGCTCGTCGCGGGTGCCGCCGTTGAGCCGGGCCGCCTGCGCCGGGGTGAGGCCCTTCTCGTGGGCGACCTCGGCCCGCCAGCGGGCGGCGCGCTCCTTGGCCAGGTCCTCGTCGTGCTTGTTGAGCCGCTCGGTCAGCTGCTCCAGGTCGGTCTTGCCGTCCCCGGTGGGCTTGGTGCCGAGCAGGTCCGCGAGCTGCTTGAGCGGTGCCAGCTCGCCGATCTGCCGCTCCAGGGCCTTGCGGGCCTCGCGCTCCTCGCGCAGCGCCTTCTCACCGCCGGGGCCGAGCGGCTTGTCCTGCGGGTCACCGCCGGTCGGAGCCGGGTCGGCGGGCGGCTGGCCGCCGCCGCCGCTGCCGGTGCCGGGGTTGGCCGGCGGTGCGCCGGTTCCCGGGTCCGCCGGCGGCTGACCGGGGCCGGGGGCGGGTGCCGGCGGGTCGGGGGCGGCGCCGAGCTGCGGCCAGATCAGCCGGCCGGAGCGGGTGCGGCCGAGCGCGCGCAGCGGGTCGCCCGTGCGCGGGTGCCGCAGATGCGGATGGGTGGGCAGGTGGGTCATCGCGACCTCCGGTAGGTGGCCACGGCATCGCGCCGGGCCAGGTGATGTGTTCGGGGCCCCTACTCGCCGGGGCCCTTGACGTCGACGGAGAAGACGGGCAGCGGGCCGTACACGGCCAGCCACACCGTCCCGCCGGCGGCGAGCTTCTCCAGGTCCCCGTCCTCCAGCCGCAGCCGCACGCAGACCCGGGGCAGGCCGGTGTGCTCGCCGGTGTCCACCAGCACCTCCACCGGGGCGATGTCGGTGTCGGTCAGGTCGCCGGACGGGCCGGTGGCCACCATCCGGCGGGCACCCGGCCACACCTCGGCGTCGGGGATCGGACTCGGGCGCATCAGACGCGCGGCGGCCAGTTCCAGCGCCCCTGCTCGCCGGCCTCGCCCTGCGGGCGGGAGGTGGCCCAGTAGGTGTCGGGGCCGTCGAGGAGCACCTGGAGGTTGGCGGCGTCTCCGCCGAAGACGCGGACCACGACGGCCGGGTACGTGTCACCCGCGTTGGCGAAGTTGCCCGCGTTGGGGCTCGGCGAGTTCTGCCGGTTGAAGTTGATCGCGTCGACGTCGAACTGGCTCAGGGTGTACAGCACGATGCGGCCGATGGTGGGCAGCATGGGGGACTCCTTCGGTCATCGGATGTAGCCGAAGCGCCGCAGGAGGCGGATCGCTTCGTCGCGGTCGTCGCCGGCGGCGGCGAGGATGCTCTCGGGCATCAGCCGGGGCGTGCGGGCCTGCCGGTAGCGGCCGCCGTCCTTGACGCCTCGCTCGCGGGCGCCGAGGCGGACGCCGGCGAGACCGCGGGTGGTGGTGCCCTCGGTCGTGGTGAAGACCTGCCGGCCGTACACGTCGCGGGTGGCCAGCTGCCCGCGGTCGCGGCCGCCGCGCAGCATCCGCGCCTCGGCGGCGGTGATCCGGGCTCCGGCCGGTGCGAGGCCGTACGCGCCGCGCCGGGCGTTGACGACCTGGCCGATGTCGGCGCCGAGGCGGATGGACGCGGCGCCGGCCTTGGTGAACTGCCGGTCCTGCTCGGCGGGGGTGAGGCTGTCGAACCAGGCCCGGGGGTTGGTGGCGATCGCGTCGACGGTGTCCTCGACGGCGGGCACGTGGACGCAGTCGCAGCACGGGTGCCGGTCGAAGGGTTCCGCCCGGCGGTAGCGGCGGCCGGCGAGCACGACGCAGCGGCCACAGGTCTTCCCGACGACCATCCGGATGTAGGTGTCGACGTCACGGGTGGCCATCGCGGTGGCGTCGGCGGCCCGGCCGGCGTCGGCGACCTGGGTCCGGACCGCCGTCTCCAGCGTGGCGTATCCGCCGGCGAGGGCCCGCTCGACGTCGACGCCGGCGCCGATCGCGGTCAGCGTGGTGATGGCCGGCTCGTAGAGCAGGGAGGGCAGGGGCCGGCCGTCGGAGGCGACGCCGGCGAGCGCGGCCGGCACCACCCGCGCCCGCGGT
Coding sequences within it:
- a CDS encoding VG15 protein, with protein sequence MSAEQVAREHYRRRRRIVGRLVVVARQLWSRVDPDAITRSWATQLGDLVPVTAAAQLAAAVTADSYLNAVLDAQGANPRPRARVVPAALAGVASDGRPLPSLLYEPAITTLTAIGAGVDVERALAGGYATLETAVRTQVADAGRAADATAMATRDVDTYIRMVVGKTCGRCVVLAGRRYRRAEPFDRHPCCDCVHVPAVEDTVDAIATNPRAWFDSLTPAEQDRQFTKAGAASIRLGADIGQVVNARRGAYGLAPAGARITAAEARMLRGGRDRGQLATRDVYGRQVFTTTEGTTTRGLAGVRLGARERGVKDGGRYRQARTPRLMPESILAAAGDDRDEAIRLLRRFGYIR